Within the Thermodesulfobacteriota bacterium genome, the region TTCGATATTCGCTTCTGTCATGCCCGTCAGAGGAGATCCTCGGCGCTGCCCAGGGCCACGCCGTGGCTTTGCAGCTCGCGGCGCACCGGCTCATCGCTGTTCGGATCCACCGGCCGGCAGGCGTCCCAGACGAGGATCGTCCCGAAGCCGGCGCCCACGGCGTCCAGCGCTGTCCAGCGCACACAGATATCCCGCGCCAGCCCGCACAGATAGACCTGCTCGATCCCCCGGTCCTTGAGGTAGCCGGCCAGGCCAGTCGGCCGTGTCCTGCCCTCCTGGTCGGGGGTGCTGCCAAAGCCGCTCACCGCCTCGACGTCCCTGGCGGTGCCCTTGCGGATCAGGGCATCGAGTCGTACCCAGGACAGCCACGGGGTCAGCTCGGCGCCCGGCGTTCCCTGCACGCAGTGGTCGGGCCACAACGTCTGGCGCTGGCCGCGGCTCTCCAGGGACTCGAAGGGCCTGGCGCCCGGGTGGCTGGAGGCAAAAGAGACGTGGCCCGGCGGGTGCCAGTCCAGGGTGGCCACCACGGTATCGAACCGGAAGGAGGCCATGAGGGCGCCCACCGCCGGCAGAATCCGGTCGCCGTCCTCCACCGGCAAAGCCCCGCCGGGCAGGAAGTCGGTCTGCACATCCACCACCACCAGCGCTGCCTTTGTGCTGCGGCCCATCGTTCCCTCCCCACGGCTGGCGCCTTTCATGCCTCTTCCAGGGCAGCGACTACGGTCTGGTATTTTTCGTGAATCATGCCCTGGTCGAACCGAAGGAAGGCCTCCAGGAGCTGCCGGTCCTCCTCGGGGCTGAGACAGGCCCGGGCGGCAGGGAAGAACTGCCGGTCCTCCTTGTCGATGTGGGCGGGATAAAGATCGACCAGGGTCTGGAGCCCGGCCGTAATCTCGGCCAGGGCCGCCGGGTCGCCCTGCCGGTGCCGGGCATTGGCCGCGACGAGCTGCCCGTTCACCGCGCGGCTGCGGGCATGCTCCTGGACCAGCTCCGCCATGAGCTGGCGGTCCGGCTCGGTCAGGGGCCGGCTCCGCAGCTCCTGGAAGAGGATGTCTTCCTCTTTGCCGTGGTGGGTCCGGTCGGCATAGGTGTGGATGAAATCCGTCACCAGGTCCAGCCGCCGGGGATCGATCCCCTGGCCGGCCTTGGCGTCTCGGAGCATGCGGCCCATGGCTGCAATGGTCCGTTCGATCAGCCGATGCTCGATCATCAGCAGTCCCCGTGCCTGCACGCTCGTCACCTCGGTCGCCTGGTTCTGGCTTCGGCCGCCCCATGAGTGGTCCGCTACAAGTTGCATGCCAGGGACCCGATCGGGCCTCTGGCCCGGGTGGTGCGGCCCGACGCTTCATTCTCCGGCTCGCCTTTCGCGGTACAGGCCGGGGACGGTCGGCTGGTGCGCTGCCCGCATCGGCTGCCGCCGGTGGGCTTCTTGCGTCCACCCTGGCAACAAGAATGCCAGGGCCGTTGGCCACCTGTGCTCCGGCAGGGACGATCCCGGACTTGGCCAGCGCCGCGCCCCGTCTCGGACGACAGGACTTCCTCCTGGCGCACAGGACACCGGGGAAAGGCCCCGCCGCCCCCGGCAAGGGGCCGGTCGTCCGGCGGGCCGGTGCCTGGCCGGCGGACGCCAAGGCATTCCGGCCACCTGTTCTGGTACGAGTGTTGCTGCTGGAAGGGAGCAGGTGAGCAAACGGAGGAGTCCAGCCGGTCCATCACAGATGCCCCAAAAAGGATCAGAGCCGGCCATGATGGCCTTTCCCGGCAACGGCGATATTCGACATCCTTTGTTCGACGTTCGATTCTCGCTTCTCTTTCTGGCCCTGTGTCTGGGCATCACCCCCGTGGCAACGGCCGGGTTGGCCGGCCAGGACGGCGACCGGCGGCTCTTTGAAGAAAGAATGAGCAGTGGACCGACCCCTGCCGAGCTGGCCAGCTACGCTTACGCCGCCAACCCCGCCATCGCCTCGGCCCGTGCCGCCTGGCGGGCCGCGGTCGAGCAGTACCGCGTGACGACCGGGCTTCCCGATCCCCAGGTCATGGGGACCTGGTATCCGGATCCGATCGAGACCCGTCTGGGGCCGCAGGACTGGAACATCACCGTGACGCAGATGTTTCCGTTTCCCGGCACCCTGTCCAAGGCCGGCGAGGTGGTGCGGGCGGATGTCCGGGCGGCCCAGCTTGAGCTTGACAAGGCGGTGCGCGACGTGGTCGCGCAGATCCGGGAATCGGCCAGCGAGCTTGCCTACATTCGCGGAGCCAAGAAGGCGCTCGACCAGAGCCGGGACCTTCTGGATCAGCTTCGGCGCGTGGCTGAAACCGCGTATGCCGGCGACCGGGCCACCCTCACCGACGTGGCCAAGGCCCAGTCCCAGTCGGCCCAGCTCATGTACGACCGGCTCCTGCTTGACGAGCTGGAATCGACCGAGATCGCCCGACTGAACGTCCTCTTGGACCGCGCGCCCGATGCGCCTGTCGGCCCGGTGGCGATGGAGCGCGCGCAGCTTGCCTTCTCTTTTGCGGAGATCAGCGACGTGGCCCAGATGAACCGCCAGGAGATCGCCATTGCCGGCGCCATGGTCGAAAAGGCGCGGGCCAAGGCAGGGCTGGCCTGGTACCAGTCTTTGCCCGAATTCAGGGTTGGCCTCTTCTACGGCGGCATCGGCGAGCCGGATGTCGCCGTGCGGCCGGCCGAGGCCGGACGCGATGCGGTGGGCATACAGATGGGCGTGAGCATCCCTCTTTGGCTGGGCAAGTCGGCAGGCCGCATCGAGCAGGCCGAGGCGGAGCAGGCCAAGGCCGAGGCGATGCGCCGCCTGCAGGTCAACGACACCAGGGCGATGATCAGCGCGGCCTGGTTTCGTTTGCAGAACGCCGGCCGTCTCGTCCGGCTCTACCAGGATCAGTTGATCCCGCAGGCGGCCCGATCCATGGAGCTGGCCGAAACCTGGTACCGGCAGGGCCAGGGGAGCTTCTCTGACTACGTGGAGACCCACGGCGTCTGGATCAACTTCCAACTGGCGCTTCTGCGGGCTCAAGCTGACCACGAAAAGTATCTGGCCCGGCTCGAGCGCCTGGCCGGCCGCAGCCTGACCTGGCGCGAGAGCGGCGACCAGGAGCCGGCAAGACCGGAGGCGGCGCCGTGAAGGGATTATTGGACTTCGTGGCTCAGGTCTTGTCCAGGAGCGCTGGCACGGTCGAGTCTGTCTTTGCTGTGGTGATATTTTTCATGACAACAGGCACGGTCGCAGCCGGATACCGCGAGATGCTGGGAGACTGGTCCTCCTACGAGCCACCGGTCTTTGTTGCGGCGGGTAGCGGGCTGGTGTCCGGAGAGGCTGCGGCACCGTCCCCGGATGACGCCTTCACCCGGCAGAAGAAGAGCCTGGAAGAGATGCAGGCGAGCTGGGAGCAGGCCTTGGCGCAGCCATCTCCCGCCGAGGCCTTCTACCGCCTCGACCCGGGCCTTCTCTCCCAGCTCGGCCCGGCTGCCGGAGACGCGGCCGCGGCTGCAGCTCGGCTTTCCGGCGGATTCTCCCTGGAGGCTCTCGAAGGCCTCGTCCTTCTTCGCAACCCTGGCATTGCCGCGGCAGGAGCCCGGCTGCGCGGAGCCATCCAGCAGTACAGCCAGGTGTCCGCGCTTGATGACGTTCTCCGCCAGTACTCGGCCTTCACCGAATCGCTCATGACCGGCGTTGGGCCGATGAAGGGCAGGGAGCCGATCGACAAGCGCTTCCCGTTTCCCGGCGTTCTGGCCTTGAAGGGCGAGGTGGTGACACAGGCCGTGACAGCCGAAAGGGAAAAGCTGGAGATCGCCAGACGCTCCGCGCTCACCATGGCCAGGAAGGCCTGCTGGAGCCTGACCTTCTCGCACCAGGCAAGCCGGATCATGGACAGGATGCTCGGGCTTCTTCGCCACCTGGAGGCCGTGGCCGCCACCCGGTACGAAACCGGCAAGACGAGCTTTCAGGACGTGATCAAGGTGCGGATCCGCCGCGAGACAGCCGAGGACGAGCTGAGGACGATCGCCGAGAATACCGCCACGCTCCGGGCCAGGATCCGGGAGCTCGTGGATCTGCCGCCGGACGCGGCCATCGGCGCGCCCCTTCTCGCGGAGCCTGCCGGTTGGACCGCTCGGCCCGAGGCGCTCTATCCCGTTGCCCTCCAGCGCAGGCAGGAGATCCGGTGGCTGGAGGCAGGAATCGCCAGGATGGAGCGGATGATCGAGCTGGCTGAAACGATGATCTACCCCACCGATACGCCTGGCTGGTCATTCTACGACGATGAGGCGGTGAATCAGGTGGGCAGCGCGGCGATGCAGGAGCCCTTTGGCGTGACCACCACGGCGTCCATGGGCGCAGGACTTCCGAAGATGCCCTGGATCGGCACGAACGACGCCTATCTCCGGGAAGCCAGGCAGCAGCTTGCCGCCATGAAGAGCGAGCTCCGGAAGCTCAAGGACGCCACGCTGTCGGGCGTTCGCGAGGCCTGGTTCAGGCTTGACAAGGCCCGCCGCCAGCGGGAGCTGCACAGGGACCGGATCGTGGGCCTGTCGCAAGCCGCGCTCGATGTTGCAACCAGGGGATACGAAACCGGAAGCGTGGGCTTTGCCGACGTCATCGCGTCGTATGCCGATTGGCTTTCGGCCAACCTCGCGGCCGAACGGGCACGCGGCGACGTGGGCGCGGCCCTGGCCGAGCTGGAAGAGATGGTTGGTCTGTCGCCGCTGGTGGCCAACAATCCGTAGGGACGCATGATCTCGTGGAGACGGCAGGTGCAAACGATGCATAGGAAATCGCCGCTCGTGGTGGCGGCTTTGACGGCCGTCGCGACCCTGGCCATTGCCGGGGGCCTGGCGTGGATGACGGGCCATCTGGGGCCGCGACCCGCGCCGCCCGTACCGGCCGGCGACAGGGCGGCAGCCGCCGGCAAGGAGCGGAAGGTCATCTACTGGCGGGCGCCCATGAACCCCCTGGAGATCTACGACAAGCCGGGCAAGAGCAAGATGGGCATGGACCTGGTGCCGGTCTACGAGGACGAGGTGGCGGGCGGAGCTGATGTCACGGTTGACCCGGTCATGCAGCAGAACATGGGCATCCGCACCGCCGTGGCGGAAAAGGGGCCTCTTGCCCGTACGATCCGCACCTACGGCCATGTGACCTCTGACGAAACCCGGACGGCCCAGGTGAGCCCGAAGATAAGCGGCTGGGTCGAGAAGCTCCACGTCGACTTCACCGGCCGGATCGTGAAGAAGGGCGATCCGCTCTTCGACATCTATTCGCCCGAGCTGGTGACAGCCCAGGAGGAGTACCGCGTGGCGCTCAGGAGCCTGGCCGGTATGCCTGGCGACAGCGGCAGGGACCTGCTCCAGTCGGCCCGCCGCCGCCTGGAGTACTGGGACATCCCCGACGAGGAGATCCGCGCCATCGAGACGACCGGCAAGGCAAGAAAGACCCTGACGATCCGCTCGCCCTTCAGTGGCGTGGTCATGATGAAGAACGTGGTGGAGGGCACATTCGTCAAGGCAGGCACCACCGTTTACAACATCGCCGACCTTTCGCGCGTATGGGTCGAGGCGCATATCTACGAATACGAGCTGCCGTGGGTTGAGAAGGGCCAGGAGGCGCGGATGACGCTTCCCTACGAGCCGGGCCGGGAGTACGTGGGCCAGGTGGCCTATGTCTATCCGTATCTCCAGCAGAAGACCCGCGACGTGGTGGTCCGCCTTGAATTCGAGAACCCCGACCTGGATCTGAAGCCCGAGATGTACGCCGACGTCCGGATCATCAACCAGGGGCTTGGCCAGGGCCTGCTCGTCCCGGCCGAGGCGGTGATCCGTTCCGGGGAGCGAAACGTGGTCTTCGTGACTCGCGGCGACGGAAAATTTTCGCCGCGCGAGGTGACCCTCGGCGTCACGGTTGGAGGCGGCCGGGTTCAGGTGCTCACGGGACTGGCGCCGGGCGAGGTGGTGGTGACCTCGGGCCAGTTCCTCCTTGATTCCGAGTCGAAGCTCAAGGAGGCGGTCCAGAAGATGCGCGAGCCGGAGAAGGCGACGCCGGAGAAGGCGAAAAAGCCGAGCGCGGACGAGGACTTCTTTGAGGACATGTAAGAAAGGCCACGATCGAGCCCCGAATTCGTCTGTACCCGTCCTGGACGACAACCCATGATCGAGAAGATCATCGAATGGTCCATCCGTCACCGGTTCATGGTGATCCTGGCCACGCTGTTTGTAATCCTGGCCGGCGTGCTGGCGATGGTGAGCACGCCACTGGACGCCATCCCGGATCTCTCCGATGTGCAGGTGATCATCTACACCGATTATCCCGGACAGGCGCCTCAGGTGGTGGAGGACCAGGTGACCTACCCTCTTACCACCGCCATGCTCGCAGTCCCCTACGCCAAGGTGGTCCGCGGGTATTCGTTCTTCGGCCTCTCCTTTGTCTACATCATCTTCGAGGACGGAACCGACCTTTACTGGGCCAGATCGCGCGTGCTCGAATATCTGAGCTTCGTGGCAGGACGGCTGCCCCGGGGCGTAACCCCTACCCTGGGGCCGGACGGCACCGGCGTGGGCTGGATCTACGAATACGTGCTCAGGGATACCACCGGCACCCACGACCTGCAGGAGCTGCGCTCGATCCAGGACTGGTATCTCCGGTACGAGCTCACCGCCCTTCCGGGTGTGTCCGAGGTGGCCAGCGTGGGCGGCTTCGTCAAGCAGTACCAGGTGGAGGTCGACCCCAACAAGCTTCTTGCCTACAACCTGCCGATCCAGAAGGTCCGCGCCGCCATACAGAGGGCCAACAACGACGTGG harbors:
- a CDS encoding nicotinamidase — encoded protein: MGRSTKAALVVVDVQTDFLPGGALPVEDGDRILPAVGALMASFRFDTVVATLDWHPPGHVSFASSHPGARPFESLESRGQRQTLWPDHCVQGTPGAELTPWLSWVRLDALIRKGTARDVEAVSGFGSTPDQEGRTRPTGLAGYLKDRGIEQVYLCGLARDICVRWTALDAVGAGFGTILVWDACRPVDPNSDEPVRRELQSHGVALGSAEDLL
- a CDS encoding efflux RND transporter periplasmic adaptor subunit, with translation MHRKSPLVVAALTAVATLAIAGGLAWMTGHLGPRPAPPVPAGDRAAAAGKERKVIYWRAPMNPLEIYDKPGKSKMGMDLVPVYEDEVAGGADVTVDPVMQQNMGIRTAVAEKGPLARTIRTYGHVTSDETRTAQVSPKISGWVEKLHVDFTGRIVKKGDPLFDIYSPELVTAQEEYRVALRSLAGMPGDSGRDLLQSARRRLEYWDIPDEEIRAIETTGKARKTLTIRSPFSGVVMMKNVVEGTFVKAGTTVYNIADLSRVWVEAHIYEYELPWVEKGQEARMTLPYEPGREYVGQVAYVYPYLQQKTRDVVVRLEFENPDLDLKPEMYADVRIINQGLGQGLLVPAEAVIRSGERNVVFVTRGDGKFSPREVTLGVTVGGGRVQVLTGLAPGEVVVTSGQFLLDSESKLKEAVQKMREPEKATPEKAKKPSADEDFFEDM
- a CDS encoding hemerythrin domain-containing protein; this encodes MTSVQARGLLMIEHRLIERTIAAMGRMLRDAKAGQGIDPRRLDLVTDFIHTYADRTHHGKEEDILFQELRSRPLTEPDRQLMAELVQEHARSRAVNGQLVAANARHRQGDPAALAEITAGLQTLVDLYPAHIDKEDRQFFPAARACLSPEEDRQLLEAFLRFDQGMIHEKYQTVVAALEEA
- a CDS encoding TolC family protein: MMAFPGNGDIRHPLFDVRFSLLFLALCLGITPVATAGLAGQDGDRRLFEERMSSGPTPAELASYAYAANPAIASARAAWRAAVEQYRVTTGLPDPQVMGTWYPDPIETRLGPQDWNITVTQMFPFPGTLSKAGEVVRADVRAAQLELDKAVRDVVAQIRESASELAYIRGAKKALDQSRDLLDQLRRVAETAYAGDRATLTDVAKAQSQSAQLMYDRLLLDELESTEIARLNVLLDRAPDAPVGPVAMERAQLAFSFAEISDVAQMNRQEIAIAGAMVEKARAKAGLAWYQSLPEFRVGLFYGGIGEPDVAVRPAEAGRDAVGIQMGVSIPLWLGKSAGRIEQAEAEQAKAEAMRRLQVNDTRAMISAAWFRLQNAGRLVRLYQDQLIPQAARSMELAETWYRQGQGSFSDYVETHGVWINFQLALLRAQADHEKYLARLERLAGRSLTWRESGDQEPARPEAAP
- a CDS encoding TolC family protein; protein product: MLGDWSSYEPPVFVAAGSGLVSGEAAAPSPDDAFTRQKKSLEEMQASWEQALAQPSPAEAFYRLDPGLLSQLGPAAGDAAAAAARLSGGFSLEALEGLVLLRNPGIAAAGARLRGAIQQYSQVSALDDVLRQYSAFTESLMTGVGPMKGREPIDKRFPFPGVLALKGEVVTQAVTAEREKLEIARRSALTMARKACWSLTFSHQASRIMDRMLGLLRHLEAVAATRYETGKTSFQDVIKVRIRRETAEDELRTIAENTATLRARIRELVDLPPDAAIGAPLLAEPAGWTARPEALYPVALQRRQEIRWLEAGIARMERMIELAETMIYPTDTPGWSFYDDEAVNQVGSAAMQEPFGVTTTASMGAGLPKMPWIGTNDAYLREARQQLAAMKSELRKLKDATLSGVREAWFRLDKARRQRELHRDRIVGLSQAALDVATRGYETGSVGFADVIASYADWLSANLAAERARGDVGAALAELEEMVGLSPLVANNP